The following are encoded together in the Syngnathus scovelli strain Florida chromosome 12, RoL_Ssco_1.2, whole genome shotgun sequence genome:
- the LOC125978691 gene encoding WASH complex subunit 2-like codes for MSATKQESQTGGMKPSASAPSSLPSVMTSPKGSLFDDDDDLFAPVKELSPKKTQRSLLFENEDDEDKGSLFGIKTDEVKNVAAKPTSLLEKSPDSAKKGLKEKPSLPQKPPAKPPETPSPSSESTEIKKKPVSLFGGIDVLAKKQAKSILDEGDDDRDGPPPMVDTQEKVKSNAFSLFDDEEEDEQAPIFNASKPTAGNTAKPAEERPQAKSTGVFQDEELLFSPTKQKDNDPDVDLFAASDKTTSSKLSSAKPETPSLFLEDEEDDLFASSKPQSPPKIAAKHNTSTDRPPPVRPETVPGIQVSSMNYLDTLCCAF; via the exons ATGAGTGCTACCAAGCAAGAAAGCCAGACAGGAGGAATGAAACCAAGCGCCAGCGCCCCCTCCAGTCTCCCAAGTGTTATGACGTCGCCGAAAGGCAGCCTCtttgacgatgacgatgatctCTTCGCTCCGGTGAAAGAGTtgag TCCGAAGAAAACCCAGAGAAGTCTTTTGTTCGAGAACGAGGATGATGAAGATAAAGGATCCCTGTTTGGAATCAAAACCGATGAGGTCAAAAACGTAGCAGCTAAA CCGACGTCGCTGTTGGAAAAATCACCAGATTCGGCTAAGAAGGGATTGAAAGAAAAACCATCACTGCCACAGAAACCGCCAGCGAAGCCCCCGGAGACCCCATCGCCGTCGTCGGAGTCCACCGAAATTAAGAAGAAGCCCGTCAGCCTGTTTGGGGGCATTGACGTTCTGGCCAAAAAGCAAGCAAAGAGCATTTTGGATGAAGGCGACGACGATCGTGACGGCCCGCCGCCGATGGTCGACACGCAAGAGAAAGTCAAAAGCAATGCTTTCAGTCTGtttgatgatgaagaggaggatgagcaggctccaattttcaacGCCAGTAAACCTACAGCCGGAAACACCGCAAAG CCCGCAGAGGAGCGACCGCAGGCAAAAAGCACCGGCGTCTTCCAGGATGAGGAATTATTATTTAGTCCCACAAAGCAGAAGGACAACGATCCAGACGTCGACCTCTTTGCCGCCTCGGATAAAACCACG AGCTCCAAGCTCAGCTCGGCAAAGCCGGAGACGCCGAGTTTGTTTTTggaagacgaggaggacgaCCTGTTTGCCTCCAGCAAGCCCCAATCGCCACCG AAAATAGCAGCGAAACACAATACGTCTACTGACAGGCCGCCGCCAGTCAGGCCAGAAACAGTTCCGGGAATTCAGGTGAGTAGTATGAACTACTTGGACACACTATGCTGTGCCTTTTAG
- the LOC137840789 gene encoding AN1-type zinc finger protein 4-like: MSGHTARLRGVQVESPGKRPEILSKREARGITKMASQACREQLGSLSNSALLASLSATPIDARRAGLGVPLPPATPIAQGILGSRLPGLPQEDAAAARHRATASSANKCLGSSGGVIPPFGRIGTPTYHLPPVKAPAGTKKKSSKHCFLCGKKTGLASSYECRCGSNFCATHRYAETHDCSYDYKGTGRRFLQDANPLVSAPKLPKI; this comes from the exons ATGTCCGGTCACACCGCACGCCTAAGGGGCGTTCAGGTGGAGTCACCCGGCAAGAGGCCTGAGATTCTCTCCAAGAGGGAAGCCAGAGGCATCACGAAAATGGCCAGTCAAGCTTGTCGTGAGCAACTGGGCTCCCTGAGCAACTCGGCGCTCTTGGCGTCTCTCTCCGCCACGCCCATCGACGCAAGGCGAGCCGGGCTTGGCGTCCCCCTGCCCCCCGCTACTCCCATCGCACAGGGGATCCTGGGCTCCAGGCTGCCGGGCCTCCCGCAGGAggacgccgccgccgcgcgaCATCGAGCAACGGCCTCCTCG gcCAACAAATGTCTTGGGTCCAGCGGGGGAGTCATCCCTCCATTCGGGAGAATTG GAACTCCGACATACCACCTACCTCCAGTCAAGGCCCCTGCGGGCACCAAGAAGAAGAGTTCCAAACACTGCTTCCTTTGCGGCAAGAAGACCGGCCTGGCCTCCAGCTACGAGTGCAG GTGCGGCAGCAACTTCTGTGCCACTCACCGCTATGCAGAGACGCACGACTGCTCGTACGACTACAAGGGGACGGGGAGACGCTTCCTGCAGGATGCCAACCCGCTCGTCAGTGCCCCCAAGCTGCCCAAGATCTAA